In Streptomyces sp. NBC_01717, one DNA window encodes the following:
- a CDS encoding ABC transporter permease, giving the protein MTKYLLTRLRQSLITLFLVSIVVFAGIRALPGDPALALAGEERSPEALAAIREAYGLNDNIVVQYGRFIGHALTGDLGTSSRTGLPVADAIGQALPVTLELAALSLLLAVVLGIGAGVVAAVRRGKPEEWLANVIALIGLSVPTFWLGIVLVLGFAIAVPVFAASGYVPFGTDPIDNLRRMVLPAIVLGSGLAAVVMRQTRAAMLDSLSADYVRTARAKGLSKRSVVGGHALRNSLVTVVTVLGLQLGHLISGAVVTEQIFVLPGFGKLTIDAVFTRDYATLQAVVLCTSAAYILINLLVDVVYSVIDPRIRLGGAR; this is encoded by the coding sequence ATGACGAAATACCTGCTGACGCGCCTTCGTCAGTCCCTCATCACGCTCTTCCTCGTCTCCATCGTGGTGTTCGCCGGAATCCGGGCCCTGCCCGGCGACCCGGCGCTCGCCCTCGCCGGCGAGGAACGCAGCCCCGAGGCACTCGCCGCGATCCGCGAGGCGTACGGGCTCAACGACAACATCGTCGTGCAGTACGGACGGTTCATCGGCCACGCCCTCACCGGCGACCTCGGCACCTCCTCCCGTACCGGACTCCCGGTCGCCGACGCCATCGGCCAGGCCCTGCCCGTCACCCTGGAACTGGCGGCGCTCTCCCTGCTGCTCGCCGTCGTCCTCGGTATCGGCGCCGGAGTCGTCGCCGCCGTGCGGCGCGGCAAGCCGGAGGAATGGCTCGCCAACGTCATCGCGCTGATCGGCCTCTCCGTGCCGACCTTCTGGCTCGGCATCGTGCTGGTCCTCGGATTCGCCATCGCCGTCCCGGTGTTCGCCGCCTCCGGCTACGTACCGTTCGGCACCGACCCGATCGACAACCTGCGCCGCATGGTGCTGCCCGCGATCGTCCTCGGCTCCGGACTCGCCGCCGTCGTGATGCGGCAGACCCGGGCCGCGATGCTCGACTCGCTCTCCGCCGACTACGTCCGCACCGCCCGTGCCAAGGGGCTGTCGAAGCGGTCCGTCGTCGGCGGGCACGCCCTGCGCAACTCGCTCGTCACCGTGGTGACCGTCCTCGGCCTCCAGCTCGGCCACCTGATCTCCGGCGCCGTCGTCACCGAGCAGATCTTCGTCCTGCCCGGCTTCGGCAAGCTCACCATCGACGCCGTCTTCACCCGCGACTACGCGACACTTCAGGCCGTGGTGCTCTGCACCTCCGCCGCGTACATCCTCATCAATCTGCTGGTCGACGTGGTCTATTCGGTCATCGACCCGCGCATCCGGCTCGGAGGTGCCCGGTGA
- a CDS encoding ABC transporter permease produces MTTATTALPTTPEATRKRPSSGRLRALRKNRLALTGGIIAAVFVLVALLAPLIAPYDPAQPNFGNVLAEPSWAHWLGTDDLGRDQLSRIVYGARASMQVGLVAVVLAFVIGVPLGLVGGYYGRFADSTISRLTDTMLAFPFLVLAVGLAAILGPSLTNATIAIGISQIPAVIRITRAETLRLKHVDYVGAAIANGGGDGTVLFRHILPNATSALIVQATVGIPAAIIGEALLSFLGLGVQPPAPSLGVMLSGAQSFLAPAPWLAVFPGLAIVAATLAFNLLGDGLRDVLDPRGGTR; encoded by the coding sequence GTGACCACCGCGACCACAGCGCTCCCCACCACCCCAGAGGCCACCAGGAAGCGGCCGAGCAGCGGCCGGCTCCGTGCCCTGCGCAAGAACCGGCTCGCCCTCACCGGCGGCATCATCGCCGCCGTCTTCGTTCTCGTCGCGCTCCTCGCGCCGCTGATCGCCCCGTACGACCCCGCCCAGCCGAACTTCGGGAACGTACTCGCCGAACCCAGCTGGGCCCACTGGCTCGGCACCGACGACCTCGGACGTGACCAGCTCTCCCGCATCGTGTACGGGGCACGCGCCTCCATGCAGGTCGGACTCGTCGCCGTCGTGCTGGCCTTCGTCATCGGCGTACCCCTCGGCCTGGTCGGCGGCTACTACGGCCGGTTCGCGGACAGCACCATCTCCCGGCTCACCGACACCATGCTGGCGTTCCCGTTCCTGGTGCTCGCCGTCGGCCTGGCCGCGATCCTCGGCCCGTCGCTGACCAACGCCACCATCGCCATCGGCATCTCGCAGATCCCCGCAGTCATCCGCATCACCCGGGCCGAGACCCTGCGGCTCAAGCACGTCGACTACGTCGGCGCGGCCATCGCCAACGGCGGTGGCGACGGCACCGTGCTCTTCCGGCACATCCTGCCCAACGCCACGTCGGCCCTCATCGTGCAGGCGACCGTGGGCATCCCCGCCGCGATCATCGGCGAGGCGCTGCTCAGCTTCCTCGGGCTCGGTGTCCAGCCGCCCGCCCCGTCGCTCGGCGTGATGCTCTCCGGCGCCCAGTCGTTCCTGGCGCCCGCCCCCTGGCTCGCCGTCTTCCCCGGCCTGGCGATCGTCGCGGCGACGCTGGCCTTCAACCTGCTCGGCGACGGACTGCGTGACGTCCTCGACCCCCGCGGAGGCACCCGATGA
- a CDS encoding ABC transporter ATP-binding protein, translating to MTETVLEPVREPVREPVLSVRDLSVSFRSDTRTVHAVDGVSYDLAPGEVLAVVGESGCGKSVTSMAVMGLLPPTAHVGGSIRLGGRELVGAHEKELQKVRGKDIAMIFQEPMTSLNPVLTIGRQIGEVLRRHQGLNRKDARARAVELLELVGIPAPQRRIDEYPHQLSGGMRQRVMIAIAVACDPSVLIADEPTTALDVTVQAGILEVLQSLRERLGTAIVLVTHDLGVVADAADRVLVMYAGRSVEQAPVHDLFASARHPYTQGLLGAVLRPGGEGKRRLPEIPGLVPSLDSQPDACTFAPRCSRADDTCTGGRPGFKAIDPKAGADALHRAACWHPYGADAAADTTPAPDTTDTLDQEAGE from the coding sequence ATGACCGAGACCGTCCTCGAACCCGTACGGGAGCCGGTGCGTGAGCCGGTCCTCAGCGTCCGCGACCTGTCGGTGTCGTTCCGCTCCGACACCCGGACCGTGCACGCCGTCGACGGTGTCTCCTACGACCTCGCCCCCGGCGAAGTCCTCGCCGTGGTGGGGGAGTCGGGGTGCGGCAAGTCCGTCACCTCCATGGCCGTGATGGGCCTGCTGCCGCCGACCGCGCACGTCGGCGGGTCCATCAGGCTCGGCGGCCGGGAACTGGTCGGCGCCCACGAGAAGGAGCTCCAGAAGGTCCGCGGCAAGGACATCGCGATGATCTTCCAGGAGCCGATGACCTCGCTCAACCCGGTCCTCACCATCGGCCGGCAGATCGGCGAGGTGCTGCGCAGGCACCAGGGGCTGAACAGGAAGGACGCCAGGGCGAGGGCCGTCGAACTCCTCGAACTGGTCGGCATCCCAGCCCCGCAGCGCCGTATCGACGAGTACCCGCACCAGCTCTCCGGCGGCATGCGGCAGCGCGTGATGATCGCGATCGCCGTCGCCTGCGACCCGTCCGTACTCATCGCGGACGAGCCGACCACCGCACTCGACGTCACCGTGCAGGCCGGCATCCTCGAAGTCCTCCAGTCGCTGCGTGAACGGCTCGGCACGGCGATCGTCCTGGTCACCCACGACCTCGGCGTGGTGGCGGACGCCGCCGACCGGGTGCTGGTGATGTACGCCGGACGCTCCGTCGAACAGGCGCCGGTACACGACCTGTTCGCCTCCGCCCGACACCCGTACACCCAAGGCCTGCTCGGCGCCGTCCTGCGGCCCGGCGGCGAGGGCAAGCGGCGGCTGCCCGAGATCCCCGGCCTGGTGCCGAGCCTCGACAGCCAGCCGGACGCCTGCACCTTCGCCCCGCGGTGCAGCCGCGCCGACGACACCTGCACCGGTGGCCGGCCCGGCTTCAAGGCCATCGACCCGAAGGCAGGCGCGGACGCCCTCCACCGGGCGGCCTGCTGGCACCCCTATGGCGCCGACGCCGCCGCGGACACCACCCCCGCACCCGACACGACCGACACACTTGACCAGGAGGCCGGAGAGTGA